A DNA window from Leptospira weilii contains the following coding sequences:
- a CDS encoding YqaA family protein has translation MEQNVWEIFSKLIPMYGGVGLAIVSFAAATILPFSSEAALALAIVSGLSPLEAVVWASFGNCTACIVNYSLGFGSEVFVRKKLESSPTFQNLYQKMSTIGWPILLLSFLPFIGDPITILAGFLRQRLWLFVSIVFTLRIVRYVVLAFALIRS, from the coding sequence ATGGAACAAAACGTTTGGGAAATTTTTTCTAAACTGATTCCAATGTATGGTGGCGTTGGACTTGCGATTGTTTCCTTCGCTGCGGCGACAATTCTTCCGTTCAGTTCCGAGGCGGCCTTAGCTCTTGCGATTGTTTCGGGACTTTCTCCGTTGGAAGCGGTCGTTTGGGCCTCTTTCGGGAATTGCACCGCTTGTATAGTTAACTATTCCCTCGGTTTCGGCTCGGAAGTATTCGTTCGCAAAAAATTGGAATCTTCTCCAACGTTTCAAAATCTCTATCAAAAGATGAGTACGATCGGTTGGCCGATCTTGTTATTGTCTTTTTTACCATTCATCGGAGATCCGATTACCATTCTTGCCGGTTTTTTGAGACAAAGACTATGGTTGTTCGTAAGTATCGTATTCACTTTACGAATCGTTCGTTACGTTGTACTAGCGTTCGCCTTGATCCGATCGTAA
- the pyrF gene encoding orotidine-5'-phosphate decarboxylase has protein sequence MNFQSKFLIRSRSLRSLLCVGLDPDYSKLPEVVQRSPESLFRFCREIIDATAPYAVAYKPNIAFFEVFGSSGIRQFEKVIGHLKSNYPQIPIVADIKRGDLDNTARQYARYYFGDLQVDSLTLSPYMGLDTLRPFLEYQDHLVFWLCLTSNPDSIQFQKKRFSETGRTLYEEVAHVSSSISPLNLGLVVGATNPSELEILRKQNPDRIFLIPGFGAQGAKLGDLLPVCGRYSLINSSRGIHFASNGLDFATRAGEEAEKIHKMMQAKFSFL, from the coding sequence ATGAATTTCCAAAGTAAATTCCTGATCCGAAGCCGATCTCTTCGATCTCTGCTTTGTGTAGGACTTGACCCCGATTATTCCAAACTTCCCGAAGTTGTTCAAAGAAGCCCCGAATCCCTCTTTCGTTTTTGCAGAGAGATCATAGATGCGACGGCACCCTATGCGGTCGCATACAAACCGAACATCGCGTTTTTCGAAGTGTTCGGTTCTTCTGGGATTCGTCAGTTTGAAAAAGTGATCGGACATCTCAAAAGTAATTATCCACAAATCCCCATTGTTGCGGATATCAAACGGGGAGATCTCGATAACACCGCGAGACAATATGCGCGTTATTATTTCGGAGATCTGCAGGTGGATAGTTTGACTCTTTCTCCCTATATGGGTCTTGATACTTTGCGTCCTTTTTTGGAATATCAAGATCATCTTGTGTTCTGGTTATGTTTAACTTCCAATCCGGATTCGATTCAGTTTCAAAAGAAAAGATTTTCGGAAACCGGCCGTACTCTTTATGAGGAAGTCGCGCACGTATCGAGTTCGATTTCTCCTTTAAACCTAGGCTTGGTAGTCGGGGCGACCAATCCTTCCGAATTAGAAATTCTTCGTAAACAAAATCCAGATCGAATCTTTTTGATTCCCGGTTTCGGTGCGCAGGGTGCAAAGTTGGGTGATCTTTTGCCAGTTTGTGGTCGTTATTCGTTGATTAATTCTTCGAGAGGGATCCATTTCGCTTCGAACGGGCTCGACTTTGCGACGCGCGCGGGTGAGGAAGCCGAAAAGATCCATAAGATGATGCAAGCCAAGTTTTCATTTTTATAA
- the speE gene encoding polyamine aminopropyltransferase: MELWLDEALELKNGRALKIKVKEFLHSRTTPFQKIDVFESVGFGRMFTLDGVVMMTEADEFAYHEMIVHVPMMSHPNPEKVLVIGGGDGGTVREVLKHPSVQEVHLCEIDKGVIDVCYEYFPEIANAMKDPRVKHAYEDGAKYVKDYRNYFDCIMVDSSDPVGPAEVLFKRPFYETMADCLKEGGICTTQGESFYYHGPIIRELFNFIPEIFKHCGYYYTVVPTYPSGIIGFTYCSKGPDPYTVVPDPKRVPQGLKYYSAEMHRAAFVLPQFAQKHIVRK, from the coding sequence ATGGAACTTTGGTTAGACGAAGCATTAGAACTCAAAAATGGCCGCGCTCTTAAAATCAAGGTAAAGGAGTTCCTACATTCCAGGACGACTCCTTTCCAAAAGATCGACGTATTTGAATCGGTAGGTTTCGGAAGAATGTTCACTCTCGACGGAGTGGTCATGATGACCGAAGCCGACGAGTTTGCGTATCACGAGATGATCGTTCACGTTCCTATGATGAGTCACCCGAATCCGGAAAAGGTTCTTGTGATCGGAGGAGGAGACGGGGGAACGGTTCGCGAGGTTCTCAAACATCCTTCGGTACAGGAAGTTCATCTCTGCGAAATCGATAAGGGTGTGATCGACGTTTGTTACGAATACTTTCCCGAGATCGCAAATGCGATGAAGGATCCCCGCGTGAAACACGCATACGAAGACGGTGCGAAATACGTAAAAGACTATCGGAATTATTTCGATTGTATTATGGTCGATTCTTCCGATCCTGTCGGCCCGGCCGAAGTTCTCTTCAAAAGACCTTTCTATGAAACGATGGCCGATTGTTTGAAAGAAGGTGGGATTTGTACGACTCAAGGAGAAAGTTTCTATTATCACGGACCGATCATCCGAGAGTTGTTCAACTTCATTCCGGAGATTTTCAAACATTGCGGTTACTATTACACTGTTGTTCCGACATATCCTTCCGGAATCATCGGGTTCACGTATTGTTCGAAAGGACCGGATCCGTACACCGTGGTTCCCGATCCAAAGCGAGTTCCGCAAGGACTAAAGTATTATTCTGCGGAGATGCACAGAGCAGCGTTTGTGCTTCCTCAGTTCGCGCAAAAGCATATTGTTCGCAAATAA